From Triticum aestivum cultivar Chinese Spring chromosome 4A, IWGSC CS RefSeq v2.1, whole genome shotgun sequence, a single genomic window includes:
- the LOC123086533 gene encoding uncharacterized protein (The sequence of the model RefSeq protein was modified relative to this genomic sequence to represent the inferred CDS: added 22 bases not found in genome assembly): MRKAMGSVDDLIEEAKVRTVAWALGIFAISYFLTHTSKSMWTNVPMSILILAFLRYVSFKVEFRWRSQPVSKQTYLSQASKRQLSANDHRISTVPPVSRWRRKVDSPAVEAAFESFIDNVLRDFVMDLWYSDITPDREAPELIRGLILHALGEVSGRAKEMNLVDLLTRDMSDLIGKHVDMFRKNQSEIGVDVMGTLSSEERDERLKQHLIVSQELHPALLSSEHEYKVLQELVGGIMALVLRPQDAQSPLVRCFSRELLTCLVLQPVMNFASPIYVNELIIYFLNNKDTNIGGSVNKTSTVVTVTNDHSSYKGGSQGHQMESQKLSAESSGSVLASSSGLTSLEGDKSKVLVDDHGKTVQPRQADWALVLDAATKRRSQVLAPENLENMWAIGRNYQKNMVKVERPSKKGKGAGGIDSVRNAVVAGKELSPNFNERVTSVDDKYMVNLMQGSNRNAQSTFVTGSHPLVSQNTDEVKSEHPEAVKNTKAQLKRSNSSPDMEKRHLAKSNQTALSSESLNSRTIQEDKGSVPSSHGEVLMYAPKIRCRVVGAYFEKLGSKSFAVYSIAVTGADNKAWFVKRRYRNFERLHRQLKEIPNYSLHLPPKSFLSSSIDDYLVHQRCILLDRYLQDLLSIANIAEQHEVWDFLSESSKNYSAGKSTSVIKTLAVNVDDAMDDIVRHVKGVSDGLKRAVGTSSPSAPYSHLTDNRMSLSWNQEETDNQNLQNRNLGSSHSLSDGDSNCEDRPSSVNSACHSDNELSNGGYISSDIKHNEATGCDAQVNQQIEPARAISDSTNMSSVKPFEDPSGIPPEWVPTNVSVPLLNLVDKVFQLKRRGWIRKQVFWISKQILQLVMEDAIDDWILRQINWLRRDEVIIQGIRWIQDTLWPNGVFFTKLDGYQGNAGSSQFDKHPSGSGDETIGNRKSNTSSFELQLEASRNASEVKKLLLGGTPSTLVSIIGYKQYQRSARDIYYFLQSTVCVKQLTYAMIEQVLVTLFPELHKLIEGIHEKGRKEQASFIYQL, from the exons TGGACGATCTGATCGAGGAGGCCAAGGTGCGCACCGTGGCCTGGGCTCTCGGCATCTTCGCCATCTCCTACTTCCTCACAC ATACAAGTAAATCAATGTGGACAAATGTCCCCATGTCGATTCTTATACTTGCATTTCTCCGTTACGTCTCCTTCAAAGTGGAGTTCCGTTGGAGAAGTCAGCCTGTATCTAAGCAGACATATTTGTCTCAAGCGTCAAAACGACAGTTGTCTGCTAACGATCATCGGATTTCAACTGTGCCACCAGTTTCAAGATGGAGAAGGAAAGTTGATTCGCCTGCTGTTGAGGCTGCTTTTGAAAGTTTCATTGATAATGTTCTCCGGGACTTTGTCATGGACTTGTGGTATTCTGATATTACTCCTGATAGAGAGGCCCCAGAACTGATACGTGGCTTAATACTCCATGCCCTTGGTGAAGTATCAGGCAGGGCAAAGGAGATGAACCTAGTTGACTTGCTAACAAG GGATATGTCTGATTTGATTGGAAAACATGTGGATATGTTCCGAAAAAACCAGTCTGAAATTGGTGTTGATGTCATGGGAACATTGTCTTCCGAGGAAAGAGATGAGCGACTGAAACAACACCTAATAGTTTCACAGGAACTTCACCCTGCATTGTTATCTTCGGAGCACGAATACAAG GTTCTTCAAGAACTAGTTGGGGGCATTATGGCCCTAGTGTTGAGACCACAAGATGCACAGAGTCCATTGGTTCGCTGCTTCTCCAGGGAACTTCTGACTTGCTTAGTCTTGCAGCCAGTGATGAACTTCGCAAGTCCTAT TTATGTGAACGAGCTAATTATCTACTTTCTAAACAACAAAGACACAAACATTGGAGGCAGCGTAAACAAGACTAGTACTGTAGTCACAGTAACAAATGATCATTCATCTTATAAAGGAGGTTCGCAGGGTCATCAAATGGAATCACAAAAGTTGTCTGCAGAATCAAGTGGCTCAGTACTAGCAAGTAGCTCCGGGCTGACTTCCCTTGAGGGCGATAAGTCAAAAGTGTTAGTGGATGACCATGGGAAGACCGTCCAGCCTCGTCAGGCAGATTGGGCACTGGTATTAGATGCAGCTACTAAAAGGCGGTCTCAGGTTCTTGCTCCGGAGAATCTTGAGAACATGTGGGCTATTGGGAGAAACTACCAAAAGAATATGGTGAAAGTGGAACGTCCATCAAAAAAAGGAAAAGGTGCAGGAGGGATAGATAGCGTTCGAAATGCAGTAGTGGCCGGAAAAGAGTTATCCCCTAACTTCAACGAGAGAGTTACATCGGTTGATGACAAATACATGGTTAATTTGATGCAAGGTTCAAATAGGAATGCTCAGTCCACTTTTGTCACAGGCAGTCACCCACTTGTTTCGCAAAATACAGATGAAGTAAAGTCAGAGCACCCTGAAGCTGTCAAGAACACAAAAGCTCAGCTAAAGCGGTCTAATAGTAGTCCTGATATGGAGAAAAGACATTTGGCCAAAAGTAATCAAACCGCGCTATCCAGTGAAAGCTTAAATTCAAGGACCATTCAAGAGGACAAAGGTTCTGTTCCTTCCTCACATGGTGAGGTACTAATGTATGCTCCAAAGATAAGGTGTCGG gTAGTGGGTGCATATTTTGAGAAACTTGGTTCAAAATCTTTTGCAGTTTATTCTATTGCTGTGACTGGTGCAGATAACAAGGCCTGGTTTGTGAAAAGAAG ATACCGGAATTTTGAGCGTCTTCATAGACAACTGAAGGAAATACCAAATTACTCACTGCACTTGCCTCCAAAGAGTTTCCTTTCGTCTAGTATTGATGATTACCTTGTGCACCAACGATGCATTCTACTGGACAGATATCTTCAA GATCTCTTGTCGATCGCTAATATTGCAGAGCAGCATGAAGTTTGGGATTTTCTTAGTGAGTCCTCAAAG AATTACTCAGCTGGAAAGTCCACCTCTGTTATCAAAACCTTGGCTG TTAACGTTGATGATGCCATGGATGACATCGTTCGACATGTTAAAGGAGTTTCAGATGGTCTAAAACGCGCAGTCGGCACATCGTCCCCTAGCGCGCCGTATTCACACTTGACAGATAATAGGATGTCTCTATCTTGGAACCAGGAAGAGACAGATAATCAGAATCTGCAGAATAGAAATTTGGGAAGTTCACATAGTCTCTCTGATGGTGATAGTAACTGTGAAGACCGCCCCTCATCTGTAAATAGTGCATGCCACTCGGACAATGAATTGAGCAATGGAGGGTACATTTCAAGTGATATTAAGCACAATGAAGCAACTGGTTGTGATGCACAAGTAAACCAACAAATAGAACCTGCAAGGGCAATTTCGGATTCTACAAACATGTCATCTGTAAAACCATTTGAGGATCCATCAGGAATTCCTCCCGAG TGGGTGCCAACAAATGTCAGTGTGCCTCTATTGAATCTTGTAGACAAAGTGTTCCAACTAAAGCGACGGGGTTGGATAAG AAAACAAGTTTTCTGGATATCAAAACAAATCTTGCAGTTAGTCATGGAAGATGCGATTGATGATTGGATTTTAAGACAGATCAATTGGCTCCGACGAGATGAGGTCATTATACAAGGAATCCGTTGGATTCAAGAT ACCCTCTGGCCTAATGGTGTATTCTTCACCAAGTTGGATGGATATCAAGGAAATGCAGGTAGCAGTCAATTTGACAAGCACCCATCGGGGAGTGGCGATGAGACTATTGGCAACAGAAAGAGCAACACGAGCTCTTTTGAGCTTCAACTGGAGGCATCTAGAAATGCCAGTGAAGTTAAGAAACTTCTTTTAG GTGGGACTCCATCTACATTAGTCAGCATAATTGGGTACAAGCAGTACCAGCGCAGTGCAAGGGACATCTACTACTTCTTGCAG TCCACCGTGTGCGTGAAGCAGCTCACTTACGCGATGATAGAACAGGTGCTCGTGACACTTTTCCCAGAGCTTCATAAGCTCATAGAAGGCATCCATGAGAAGGGTCGCAAGGAACAAGCCTCGTTCATATACCAACTTTGA